Proteins encoded within one genomic window of Macaca thibetana thibetana isolate TM-01 chromosome 3, ASM2454274v1, whole genome shotgun sequence:
- the GBX1 gene encoding homeobox protein GBX-1 produces the protein MQRAGGGGAPGGNGGGGGGGPGTAFSIDSLIGPPPPRSGHLLYTGYPMFMPYRPLVLPQALAPAPLPAGLPPLAPLASFAGRLTNTFCAGLGQAVPSMVALTTALPSFAEPPDAFYGPPELAAAAAAAATAARNNPEPGGRRPEGGLEADELLPAREKVAEPPPPPPPHFSETFPSLPAEGKVYSSDEEKLEAPAGDPAGSEQEEEGSGGDSEDDGFLDSSAGGPGALLGPKPKLKGSLGTGAEEGAPVAAGVTAPGGKSRRRRTAFTSEQLLELEKEFHCKKYLSLTERSQIAHALKLSEVQVKIWFQNRRAKWKRIKAGNVSSRSGEPVRNPKIVVPIPVHVNRFAVRSQHQQMEQGARP, from the exons ATGCAGCGGGCCGGAGGCGGTGGTGCCCCCGGGGGCAacggcgggggcggcggcgggggccCGGGCACTGCCTTCTCCATCGACTCCCTGAtcgggccgccgccgccgcgctccGGCCACTTGCTGTATACCGGCTACCCCATGTTCATGCCCTATCGGCCGCTCGTCCTACCGCAGGCGCTGGCCCCCGCGCCGCTGCCCGCTGGTCTCCCGCCCCTCGCCCCGCTAGCCTCCTTCGCCGGCCGCCTTACCAACACCTTCTGCGCGGGGCTGGGTCAGGCTGTGCCCTCGATGGTGGCGCTGACCACCGCGCTGCCCAGCTTCGCGGAGCCGCCCGACGCTTTCTACGGACCCCCAGAGCTCgctgccgccgctgccgccgccgccactGCCGCCCGAAACAACCCTGAACCAGGCGGCCGACGCCCAGAGGGTGGACTGGAAGCCGATGAGCTGCTGCCGGCCCGCGAGAAAGTGGCAGAGCCCCCACCGCCTCCGCCTCCGCACTTCTCAGAGACTTTTCCAAGTCTGCCCG CAGAGGGGAAGGTGTACAGCTCAGATGAGGAGAAGCTGGAGGCACCAGCAGGAGACCCAGCAGGCAGCGAACAGGAGGAAGAGGGCTCAGGCGGTGACAGCGAGGACGACGGTTTCCTGGACAGTTCTGCAGGGGGCCCAGGGGCTCTTCTGGGACCTAAACCGAAGCTAAAGGGAAGCCTGGGGACTGGAGCTGAGGAGGGGGCACCGGTGGCAGCAGGGGTCACAGCTCCTGGGGGGAAAAGCCGACGGCGCCGCACAGCATTTACCAGTGAGCAGCTTTTGGAATTGGAGAAGGAATTTCATTGCAAGAAATACCTGAGCTTGACAGAGCGCTCTCAGATCGCCCACGCCCTCAAGCTCAGTGAGGTGCAGGTCAAGATCTGGTTTCAGAATCGACGGGCCAAGTGGAAGCGCATCAAAGCTGGCAATGTGAGCAGCCGTTCTGGGGAGCCTGTAAGAAACCCCAAGATTGTTGTCCCCATACCTGTGCATGTCAACAGGTTTGCTGTGCGGAGCCAGCATCAACAAATGGAGCAGGGGGCCCGGCCCTGA